One region of Miscanthus floridulus cultivar M001 chromosome 19, ASM1932011v1, whole genome shotgun sequence genomic DNA includes:
- the LOC136525569 gene encoding uncharacterized protein: MPLPASAHMAPSQLYPLPPSEGESAVVPKYHKITFDTYDGRDDPLGWLNKCEQFFREQLTREVDKVWMASYHLKGVAQQLYLVLETDIGRPTWPDFRRYCLQRFGPALNTNHLADLARLPFGTNVDAYMEAFQARAAHAGDLTTLQRAKLFTGGLPDYIRVDVELHQPQNLQHAMYLARAFERRNAPQRPALPAP; the protein is encoded by the coding sequence ATGCCGCTCCCGGCCTCCGCTCACATGGCCCCATCACAATTGTACCCGCTGCCGCCATCGGAAGGGGAGTCTGCCGTTGTGCCGAAGTACCACAAGATCACCTTCGACACGTACGATGGCCGCGATGATCCCCTGGGGTGGCTCAACAAATGCGAGCAGTTCTTCCGCGAACAGCTCACTCGGGAGGTCGACAAGGTGTGGATGGCCTCATATCACCTGAAGGGAGTCGCCCAGCAGTTGTACCTTGTACTGGAGACCGACATCGGTCGTCCAACGTGGCCGGATTTCCGTCGATACTGCCTGCAGCGCTTCGGCCCTGCCCTCAACACCAACCACCTGGCCGACCTAGCCAGGCTGCCGTTCGGCACCAACGTGGACGCATACATGGAGGCGTTCCAGGCCAGGGCAGCGCACGCGGGGGACCTCACCACGCTGCAGCGCGCCAAGCTCTTCACAGGTGGCCTCCCTGACTACATTCGGGTGGATGTTGAGCTGCACCAGCCCCAGAACCTTCAGCACGCCATGTATTTGGCTCGAGCCTTCGAACGTCGCAACGCGCCACAGCGTCCGGCCCTTCCCGCTCCCTAG
- the LOC136526864 gene encoding uncharacterized protein encodes MSNLSSHLTSLQVPRRGVVVVAGDAVDPYDVPQPHTATCCTALQRGVASDGLGQPRYAPLRTLATVDDEEAEDGEDDSNNGKDDKDDDGATATTMRSDSNSSSGSSIRSNNKKMVRKCKSTVDELKVSQLIQGPRLRRSVGMRRDWSFENLGNAA; translated from the coding sequence ATGAGCAACCTATCGTCGCACCTGACCAGCCTGCAAGTGCCCCGCCGcggggtcgtcgtcgtcgccggagaCGCGGTGGACCCCTACGACGTCCCGCAGCCGCACACGGCCACCTGCTGCACGGCGCTGCAGCGTGGCGTGGCTTCCGACGGCCTGGGGCAGCCGCGGTACGCGCCGCTGCGGACGCTAGCAACCGTCGATGACGAAGAAGCAGAGGATGGCGAGGATGATTCCAATAACGGCAAGGACGAcaaggacgacgacggcgccaCCGCGACCACGATGAGGAGcgacagcaacagcagcagcgggAGCAGCATCAGGAGTAATAACAAGAAGATGGTGCGCAAGTGCAAGTCGACGGTGGATGAGTTGAAGGTGTCGCAGCTTATCCAGGGCCCGCGGCTCCGTCGCAGCGTCGGCATGCGCCGGGATTGGAGCTTCGAGAACCTCGGCAACGCCGCCTAG
- the LOC136527361 gene encoding mitotic checkpoint protein BUB3.1-like isoform X2, translating into MSSAAAPAAVGSGKELANPPADGISNLRFSNHSNNLLVSSWDKTVRLYDADANVLKGEFVHPGAVLDCCFHDDSSGFSAGADHTVRRLVFSSSKEDVLGRHDGPVRCVEYSYAAGQVITGSWDKTVKCWDPRGVSGPEHTLVGTYAQPERVYSLSLVGNRLVVATAGRHVNIYDLRNMSQPEQKRDSSLKYQTRCVRCFPNGTGYALSSVEGRVSMEFFDLSESAQSKNLKGGPGVSGRVLPPVTGRSWVRVAVSSHCTGEGMLSSVTGNLKLAGTPFILSMQLLSIPYMEHLPPEGVMDL; encoded by the exons ATGAGCTCCGCCGCCGCGCCAGCTGCCGTCGGCAGCGGCAAGGAGCTTGCCAACCCGCCTGCCGACGGGATCTCCAACCTCCGTTTCTCCAACCACAGCAACAACCTCCTCGTCTCCTCATGGGACAAG ACGGTGCGGCTCTACGACGCCGACGCCAACGTGCTCAAGGGGGAGTTCGTGCACCCCGGGGCCGTCCTCGACTGCTGTTTCCACGACGACTCCTCGGGGTTTAGCGCCGGAGCCGACCACACCGTGCGGAG GTTGGTATTTAGCTCATCCAAGGAAGATGTTTTGGGGCGGCATGATGGTCCGGTTCGTTGCGTGGAATACTCTTATGCTGCGG GTCAAGTCATCACTGGCAGCTGGGATAAAACTGTAAAATGCTGGGATCCGAGAGGAGTGAGTGGACCAGAGCATACCCTTGTTGGGACATATGCTCAACCTGAACGTGTATATTCTCTTTCATTAGTAGGAAACAGGTTGGTTGTTGCAACAGCAGGAAGGCATGTAAATATTTATGACCTGCGCAATATGTCTCAACCTGAGCAAAAAAGAGACTCTTCTTTGAAATATCAAACACGATGTGTTCGATGTTTCCCCAATGGAACAG GATATGCTCTAAGTTCTGTTGAAGGGCGAGTTTCCATGGAATTCTTTGATCTATCCGAGTCTGCTCAGTCTAAAAA cttgaagggcgggcctggtgtaagtggtagagtcttacctcctgtgactggaaggtcttgggttcgagtcgcggtctcctcgcattgcacaggtgagg GTATGCTTTCAAGTGTCACCGGAAATCTGAAGCTGGCAGGGACACCGTTTATCCTGTCAATGCAATTGCTTTCCATCCCAT ATATGGAACATTTGCCACCGGAGGGTGTGATGGATTTGTGA
- the LOC136527361 gene encoding mitotic checkpoint protein BUB3.1-like isoform X3 — translation MSSAAAPAAVGSGKELANPPADGISNLRFSNHSNNLLVSSWDKTVRLYDADANVLKGEFVHPGAVLDCCFHDDSSGFSAGADHTVRRLVFSSSKEDVLGRHDGPVRCVEYSYAAGQVITGSWDKTVKCWDPRGVSGPEHTLVGTYAQPERVYSLSLVGNRLVVATAGRHVNIYDLRNMSQPEQKRDSSLKYQTRCVRCFPNGTGYALSSVEGRVSMEFFDLSESAQSKNLKGGPGVSGRVLPPVTGRSWVRVAVSSHCTGMLSSVTGNLKLAGTPFILSMQLLSIPYMEHLPPEGVMDL, via the exons ATGAGCTCCGCCGCCGCGCCAGCTGCCGTCGGCAGCGGCAAGGAGCTTGCCAACCCGCCTGCCGACGGGATCTCCAACCTCCGTTTCTCCAACCACAGCAACAACCTCCTCGTCTCCTCATGGGACAAG ACGGTGCGGCTCTACGACGCCGACGCCAACGTGCTCAAGGGGGAGTTCGTGCACCCCGGGGCCGTCCTCGACTGCTGTTTCCACGACGACTCCTCGGGGTTTAGCGCCGGAGCCGACCACACCGTGCGGAG GTTGGTATTTAGCTCATCCAAGGAAGATGTTTTGGGGCGGCATGATGGTCCGGTTCGTTGCGTGGAATACTCTTATGCTGCGG GTCAAGTCATCACTGGCAGCTGGGATAAAACTGTAAAATGCTGGGATCCGAGAGGAGTGAGTGGACCAGAGCATACCCTTGTTGGGACATATGCTCAACCTGAACGTGTATATTCTCTTTCATTAGTAGGAAACAGGTTGGTTGTTGCAACAGCAGGAAGGCATGTAAATATTTATGACCTGCGCAATATGTCTCAACCTGAGCAAAAAAGAGACTCTTCTTTGAAATATCAAACACGATGTGTTCGATGTTTCCCCAATGGAACAG GATATGCTCTAAGTTCTGTTGAAGGGCGAGTTTCCATGGAATTCTTTGATCTATCCGAGTCTGCTCAGTCTAAAAA cttgaagggcgggcctggtgtaagtggtagagtcttacctcctgtgactggaaggtcttgggttcgagtcgcggtctcctcgcattgcacag GTATGCTTTCAAGTGTCACCGGAAATCTGAAGCTGGCAGGGACACCGTTTATCCTGTCAATGCAATTGCTTTCCATCCCAT ATATGGAACATTTGCCACCGGAGGGTGTGATGGATTTGTGA
- the LOC136525570 gene encoding uncharacterized protein: MADSTKAFKRLTPEEMAERRKLGLCYNCDEPFARGHKCAQALPKVHGKSVLLTVVDRFSKYAHFIPLGHPYTASSVARAFFQDIVRLHGFPESIVSDRDPVFTGHVVYGWPPPDLLPYAPGQARTEAVDTLFANREEFLEEVRARLLQAQEHARRFYDANHRELEFAVGDWVLLRMLHRHTKNLVPGSRGKLAPKYAGPFQVTGRIVFSFPRAHASTTSSMYIGEVAYRLQLPEGARIHDVFHVGVLKPFRGTPPSSAPVLPPLRHGRPLQRPERVLRLELRRGVWHVLIEWAGMPVSEATWEPVPAFREAHPSFQLEDELFPEGGRDVMVGKTYERRARDQRA; this comes from the exons ATGGCCGACTCCACCAAGGCATTCAAGCGGCTCACACCCGAGGAGATGGCGGAACGCCGAAAGCTCGGCCTCTGCTACAATTGCGACGAGCCGTTCGCTCGTGGGCACAAATGTGCCC AAGCCCTGCCCAAGGTCCATGGCAAGAGCGTTCTGCTCACGGTGGTGGACAGGTTCTCGAAGTACGCTCATTTTATTCCACTCGGCCACCCGTACACAGCCTCGTCGGTGGCCCGCGCCTTCTTCCAGGACATCGTTCGGCTACACGGCTTCCCGGAGTCCATCGTCAGCGACCGTGATCCGGTGTTCACGGGTCAT GTGGTGTACGGTTGGCCGCCCCCGGACTTGCTGCCCTACGCCCCGGGACAGGCGCGCACGGAGGCGGTGGACACCCTGTTCGCCAACCGGGAGGAGTTCCTTGAGGAGGTGCGTGCTCGTCTTCTCCAAGCTCAAGAGCACGCCCGCAGGTTCTACGACGCCAACCACCGCGAGCTCGAGTTCGCCGTCGGTGATTGGGTGCTCCTTCGGATGCTCCACCGCCACACGAAGAATCTGGTACCTGGTAGCCGGGGCAAGCTGGCGCCCAAGTACGCCGGCCCGTTCCAGGTGACCGGCCGCATCGTCTTCAGCTTCCCGAGGGCGCACGCATCCACGACGTCTTCCATGTACATCGGCGAGGTGGCCTATCGTCTTCAGCTTCCCGAGGGCGCACGCATCCACGACGTCTTCCATGTCGGCGTCCTGAAGCCATTCAGGGGTACACCGCCCTCCAGTGCGCCGGTCCTGCCTCCTCTTCGCCACGGTCGACCGCTGCAGCGGCCGGAACGCGTCCTCCGCTTAGAACTTCGCCGCGGCGTGTGGCACGTCCTCATCGAATGGGCGGGCATGCCGGTGTCAGAAGCAACTTGGGAGCCGGTACCGGCGTTTCGCGAAGCCCATCCctccttccagctcgaggacgagctgtttcccgagggggggagagatgttatggtcgGCAAGACGTATGAACGTCGAGCCAGGGACCAACGTGCCTGA
- the LOC136528093 gene encoding uncharacterized protein has product MAFISHVPPLEGGNYRVWREKYELVLALSENDLALTFPCPTEPVDPVREENESDADFTARQRDHAEVRMKYDLERKKWDISNRKCLMVARSTISDAIRGSIPDCDTATEYLKKVESQFTGSSKAYANTLIKKLFNEKYTGGGIREHILKMSNTASKLKPMNLGLKDEFLIHLVFASLPKEYETFVVNYNMQPDKWDIEKLISMCVQEEKRLKSLQGDSANLMKAQGKAPQTEHHPKNNNTQVEKHKCKWCKKHGHYQRDCLDFLKNLLKRGIPYEEDPTKRRKKN; this is encoded by the exons atggcatTCATCTCGCACGTACCACCTCTAGAAGGAGGCAATTACagagtatggcgagagaagtatgagctcGTACTTGCGCTGTCCGAGAATGACTTAGCGCTCACCttcccgtgtcctactgagccagtggacccggtgagggaagaaaacgagtctgatgctgatttcactgctcggcagcGAGACCATGCAGAAGTGCGCATGAAGTATGATCTCGAGCGCAAGAAATGGGACATatcaaaccgcaagtgcttgatggtggctaggTCCACAATCTCAGATGCTATAAGGGGGTCTATCCCAGACTGTGATACCGCCACAGAGTACCTAaagaaagtggagagtcagttcactggctcttcaaaggcttatgctaatacattgatcaagaaattattcaatgaaAAATATACTGGTGGCGGTAttagagagcacattttgaagatgagcaacacggcttcgaAGTTGAAGCCAATGAATttagggctcaaggatgagttcctgattcatttggtttttgcttccttgccaaaggaatatgaaacctttgttgttaactacaacatgcagcccgataagtgggacatagagaagctcatctcaatgtgtgttcaagaagagaaaaggctgaagtccttacagggtgactctgctaaccttatgaagg ctcaagggaaagcccctcagactGAGCACCATCCGAAGAACAATAACACTCAAGTTGAAAAGCATaagtgcaaatggtgcaagaagcatggacattaccaGAGGGACTGTCTAGACTTCCTGAAGAACCTGCTGAAGAGAG ggattccgtacgaggaggaccctacaaagaggagaaagaaaaattaa
- the LOC136527361 gene encoding mitotic checkpoint protein BUB3.1-like isoform X1 produces MSSAAAPAAVGSGKELANPPADGISNLRFSNHSNNLLVSSWDKTVRLYDADANVLKGEFVHPGAVLDCCFHDDSSGFSAGADHTVRRLVFSSSKEDVLGRHDGPVRCVEYSYAAGQVITGSWDKTVKCWDPRGVSGPEHTLVGTYAQPERVYSLSLVGNRLVVATAGRHVNIYDLRNMSQPEQKRDSSLKYQTRCVRCFPNGTGYALSSVEGRVSMEFFDLSESAQSKKYAFKCHRKSEAGRDTVYPVNAIAFHPIYGTFATGGCDGFVNVWDGINKKRLYQYSKYASSIAALSFSKDGHLLAVASSYTYEEGEKTHEPDAIFIRTVNEVEVKPKPKALAAPQ; encoded by the exons ATGAGCTCCGCCGCCGCGCCAGCTGCCGTCGGCAGCGGCAAGGAGCTTGCCAACCCGCCTGCCGACGGGATCTCCAACCTCCGTTTCTCCAACCACAGCAACAACCTCCTCGTCTCCTCATGGGACAAG ACGGTGCGGCTCTACGACGCCGACGCCAACGTGCTCAAGGGGGAGTTCGTGCACCCCGGGGCCGTCCTCGACTGCTGTTTCCACGACGACTCCTCGGGGTTTAGCGCCGGAGCCGACCACACCGTGCGGAG GTTGGTATTTAGCTCATCCAAGGAAGATGTTTTGGGGCGGCATGATGGTCCGGTTCGTTGCGTGGAATACTCTTATGCTGCGG GTCAAGTCATCACTGGCAGCTGGGATAAAACTGTAAAATGCTGGGATCCGAGAGGAGTGAGTGGACCAGAGCATACCCTTGTTGGGACATATGCTCAACCTGAACGTGTATATTCTCTTTCATTAGTAGGAAACAGGTTGGTTGTTGCAACAGCAGGAAGGCATGTAAATATTTATGACCTGCGCAATATGTCTCAACCTGAGCAAAAAAGAGACTCTTCTTTGAAATATCAAACACGATGTGTTCGATGTTTCCCCAATGGAACAG GATATGCTCTAAGTTCTGTTGAAGGGCGAGTTTCCATGGAATTCTTTGATCTATCCGAGTCTGCTCAGTCTAAAAA GTATGCTTTCAAGTGTCACCGGAAATCTGAAGCTGGCAGGGACACCGTTTATCCTGTCAATGCAATTGCTTTCCATCCCAT ATATGGAACATTTGCCACCGGAGGGTGTGATGGATTTGTGAATGTGTGGGATGGCATTAACAAGAAAAGACTATATCAG TACTCAAAGTACGCATCAAGCATCGCTGCTCTGTCATTCAGTAAGGATGGCCATCTGCTTGCTGTGGCATCCAGCTACACTTACGAAGAGGGAGAAAAAAC GCATGAGCCTGACGCAATATTTATCCGGACAGTGAATGAAGTCGAGGTGAAGCCAAAGCCCAAGGCATTAGCCGCCCCTCAGTAG
- the LOC136529027 gene encoding putative pentatricopeptide repeat-containing protein At1g77010, mitochondrial encodes MAVAIDVPSCIQLLRSCGAAAGRQLHQLLLKSGHVPSSFPPTNSVLLMYVRGSPLNSRDARRLFDEMPTKNCFSYNSLITALFKSGDHRAALRVFRSMPDRNTFSWNAVITGLAGAGDLDTACELLEEMPVKDAVACHAVLHRFVRCGRVDEAFALLKRIGSQCNSDVISPWNDPFVLTTVVGACADRMKYEIGRQAHARLVVAKTEIDSVLACALIDMYCKCGDLDSARLVLDRLKHVDEFSLSALVYGYASCGQLHKALCLFDKVENPSIALWNSLISGCVPAYHGYSAFVLFVRMLRSDMLPNSSIYAILLNMCGFLGMLKPGQQTHACALKSGAVNDLIAASALIDFYSKCSRWADACQAFGELRHHDTIVLNSMITVYSNCGQIDDARRVFYMIPCKSVISWNSMIVGFSQNGHALDAMELFCEMHRLGLQLNNVAISSVLSALGSICSISFGEQIFGLAIALGLQSDHIVASSLIDLYCKCGNLANGCRIFSGIDNPDEVLWNSMLIGYAFNGYGLEALKLLNLMQSRGLKPSERTFVCVLSACCHSGLVEEGLRWFYRMKEDFSVSPSAEHYACVTDLLVRAGRLDEAVEFIENMPFKADSISWTSIIGACKAQGNEALLHKVANKLMETEVSPHSSLYVQLSSTLAALGDWDKSAEIRSMMHDRRISKNAGCSWIDRA; translated from the coding sequence ATGGCCGTCGCCATCGACGTCCCCTCGTGCATCCAGCTCCTCCGCTCCTGCGGCGCGGCCGCCGGCCGGCAGCTCCACCAGCTTCTCCTCAAATCCGGCCACGTCCCCTCCTCCTTCCCACCCACCAACTCCGTCCTCCTCATGTACGTGCGCGGTTCTCCGCTTAACTCCCGCGACGCCCGCCGCCTGTTCGACGAAATGCCCACGAAGAACTGCTTCTCCTACAACTCGCTCATCACCGCCCTCTTTAAGTCCGGAGACCACCGCGCGGCGCTCCGCGTGTTCCGCTCCATGCCTGACAGGAACACCTTCTCCTGGAATGCGGTGATAACTGGCTTGGCTGGTGCTGGGGATCTTGACACTGCGTGCGAGCTGCTTGAAGAAATGCCCGTGAAGGATGCTGTGGCTTGCCACGCTGTCTTGCATAGGTTTGTCCGCTGTGGCCGAGTGGATGAGGCATTTGCTCTGCTCAAGAGGATAGGTTCGCAGTGCAATTCCGATGTGATCTCGCCATGGAATGACCCCTTTGTGCTTACCACAGTGGTTGGTGCTTGTGCTGATCGGATGAAGTATGAGATTGGGAGGCAAGCTCACGCCCGGTTGGTGGTTGCCAAGACAGAAATCGATTCGGTATTGGCTTGCGCATTGATTGACATGTATTGCAAGTGTGGGGATTTGGACTCTGCTCGCcttgttcttgatagattaaaaCATGTGGATGAATTTTCTCTGTCCGCACTGGTCTATGGCTATGCATCTTGTGGACAGTTGCACAAGGCGTTATGCCTTTTTGACAAGGTGGAGAACCCCAGCATTGCTCTATGGAATTCTCTTATCAGTGGCTGTGTCCCTGCCTATCATGGATATAGTGCTTTTGTTCTTTTTGTCAGGATGTTGCGGTCAGACATGTTGCCTAATTCTTCAATTTATGCCATTCTTCTGAATATGTGTGGCTTTTTAGGCATGCTGAAGCCTGGGCAGCAGACGCATGCTTGTGCTTTAAAGAGTGGAGCTGTCAATGACTTGATAGCAGCAAGTGCTCTCATTGACTTCTACTCGAAATGTAGCCGCTGGGCAGATGCCTGCCAAGCTTTCGGTGAACTTAGGCATCATGACACCATTGTGCTCAACTCAATGATCACTGTATACTCAAACTGTGGCCAAATAGATGATGCTAGAAGAGTTTTTTATATGATCCCTTGCAAGAGTGTCATCTCATGGAATTCTATGATTGTTGGGTTCAGCCAAAACGGGCATGCTCTTGATGCAATGGAGCTGTTCTGTGAGATGCACCGGCTTGGTTTGCAGCTTAACAATGTAGCTATATCCAGTGTTCTGAGTGCATTAGGCAGCATCTGCTCTATAAGTTTTGGGGAGCAGATTTTTGGTCTTGCTATTGCACTTGGCCTGCAGTCTGACCATATTGTAGCATCCTCGCTCATTGACCTGTACTGCAAATGTGGCAACTTGGCCAATGGATGCAGGATCTTCAGTGGTATTGATAATCCAGACGAAGTCTTGTGGAACTCAATGCTTATAGGTTATGCTTTTAACGGGTATGGACTTGAGGCACTGAAACTTCTAAATTTAATGCAAAGTAGGGGTCTGAAGCCAAGTGAACGGACATTTGTTTGTGTCCTTTCTGCATGCTGCCATTCTGGGCTTGTGGAAGAGGGACTGAGATGGTTTTACCGGATGAAGGAAGATTTTAGCGTGAGTCCATCAGCTGAGCATTATGCGTGTGTGACTGACCTGTTGGTCCGAGCAGGTCGACTGGATGAAGCAGTTGAGTTCATAGAGAACATGCCTTTCAAAGCTGATTCAATTAGTTGGACTTCTATTATTGGAGCATGCAAAGCCCAGGGCAATGAGGCTCTGTTGCACAAGGTTGCAAACAAACTGATGGAAACAGAAGTGTCACCGCATTCTAGTTTGTATGTGCAGCTGTCAAGCACACTCGCAGCTCTTGGGGATTGGGACAAATCAGCAGAGATTAGGAGTATGATGCATGACAGAAGAATTTCGAAGAACGCTGGCTGCAGTTGGATTGACAGGGCATAG